The following are encoded together in the Oceanobacillus zhaokaii genome:
- the coaW gene encoding type II pantothenate kinase — protein MVEKVGIDAGGSLIKVAYEDNNEFVFKTFSQMDSLLEWLNSISLGAELYLTGGKSGYLQDVVKQKSHLKEEFQAIIDGTRLLLEKEHRGIPDSYLITSIGTGTSVFHVAGETHNRLLGSGIGGGTLMGLGKLLTGEVEFQSIISLAENGNRQNSDLLVKDIYTPSHAPLLGELTAANFGKAHLNEHATTGDHIASLIQLIGETIISLAGQAAVATGTEKIVFVGSTLNGNKPLKKVLGSFQEMMPYEPLYLEKGAYVGAIGSLV, from the coding sequence ATGGTAGAGAAAGTAGGGATTGATGCTGGGGGTTCGTTAATCAAAGTAGCTTATGAAGACAATAATGAGTTCGTTTTCAAGACTTTCTCGCAAATGGATTCATTATTAGAATGGTTGAACAGCATTTCATTAGGGGCAGAGCTTTATTTAACTGGCGGAAAAAGCGGATATTTGCAAGATGTTGTAAAGCAAAAAAGCCATTTAAAAGAAGAATTTCAAGCGATTATAGATGGCACACGCCTTTTGCTAGAGAAGGAGCACAGAGGCATCCCTGACAGTTATCTTATCACAAGTATTGGCACTGGAACATCTGTCTTCCATGTTGCTGGGGAAACTCACAATCGCCTCTTAGGAAGTGGAATTGGTGGTGGCACATTAATGGGACTAGGAAAACTGCTAACTGGTGAGGTGGAATTTCAGAGTATCATTTCACTTGCGGAAAATGGGAACCGGCAGAACAGTGATCTATTGGTTAAAGATATTTACACACCTAGTCATGCCCCCTTATTAGGAGAATTAACTGCTGCAAACTTTGGCAAAGCTCATTTAAATGAACATGCAACTACCGGGGACCATATAGCAAGTCTTATTCAATTAATTGGCGAGACAATTATTTCCTTAGCAGGACAAGCAGCTGTAGCAACTGGCACAGAAAAAATCGTTTTTGTGGGCAGTACACTTAATGGAAATAAACCTTTGAAAAAGGTGCTGGGCAGCTTTCAGGAAATGATGCCGTATGAGCCACTATATTTAGAGAAGGGAGCATATGTTGGAGCGATTGGGAGTTTGGTTTAG
- a CDS encoding toxic anion resistance protein, with translation MNQNNNQRQDDIDELLANPFGKTELTESVTSTPQTTDKPKRLVDRMSEDNKQKAIQLAKQIDPEEAQSISMYGTEAQSKLLNFSHSMLDQVQNKDVGEIGDILKDLMKKLEHVNPDELQPEKRGVFARMFGRISNSVNEVLSKYQKTGAQIDRISVKLDRSKNALVEDNRNLEQMFNKNRDYYDALNIYIAAGEVKIEELETVTIPALKQKANLSQSQMDYQDVNDMMQFAERLEKRMHDLKLSREITMQSAPQIRLIQNTNQALVEKIQASILTAIPLWKNQIAIALTLLRQRTAVEAQKQVSQTTNDLLLKNAEMLKVNTIETAKENERGLVDIETLKKTQEHLLSTIEETLRIQTEGREKRYQAERDLESMENELKQKLLELR, from the coding sequence ATGAATCAAAATAATAATCAACGACAAGATGATATTGATGAATTATTAGCAAACCCGTTTGGTAAGACGGAGCTAACGGAGTCTGTGACAAGTACTCCGCAAACAACAGATAAGCCAAAGCGATTAGTTGACCGGATGTCTGAGGATAATAAGCAAAAAGCAATCCAATTAGCAAAACAAATTGACCCTGAAGAAGCACAGTCAATTTCAATGTATGGTACGGAAGCACAATCTAAGTTGTTGAACTTTTCACATTCGATGCTCGACCAGGTACAGAATAAAGATGTCGGGGAAATTGGCGATATCTTAAAGGATCTAATGAAGAAACTTGAGCATGTGAATCCAGATGAGCTTCAACCGGAAAAGCGAGGCGTATTCGCCCGGATGTTCGGTCGAATTTCGAATTCAGTAAATGAGGTGCTTTCAAAATATCAAAAAACAGGTGCGCAAATTGATCGAATTAGTGTAAAGCTTGATCGAAGCAAAAATGCATTAGTAGAGGACAACCGGAACCTTGAGCAAATGTTTAACAAAAATCGAGATTATTATGATGCACTGAACATTTACATTGCTGCTGGTGAAGTAAAAATAGAAGAGCTTGAAACGGTGACGATCCCAGCACTTAAACAAAAAGCAAACCTGAGCCAAAGTCAAATGGATTATCAGGATGTAAATGACATGATGCAATTTGCCGAGCGGTTAGAAAAGCGGATGCATGATTTAAAATTGAGTCGGGAAATTACGATGCAAAGTGCTCCCCAAATAAGATTGATTCAAAATACCAATCAGGCATTAGTAGAGAAAATCCAGGCCTCAATTTTAACGGCAATCCCACTTTGGAAAAACCAAATTGCAATTGCACTCACTTTGCTTCGTCAGCGAACTGCAGTTGAGGCGCAGAAGCAAGTATCACAAACAACGAATGATTTATTGCTGAAGAATGCAGAAATGTTAAAAGTAAATACGATTGAAACTGCGAAAGAAAATGAACGTGGGCTTGTTGACATTGAAACCTTGAAGAAGACCCAAGAACACTTACTTTCAACAATCGAGGAAACGCTTCGTATTCAAACAGAAGGCCGGGAAAAACGATACCAGGCAGAGCGTGATTTAGAAAGCATGGAAAATGAATTGAAACAAAAGTTATTAGAATTAAGATAA
- a CDS encoding 5-bromo-4-chloroindolyl phosphate hydrolysis family protein, giving the protein MLAFLQFMLRGTVAFFATVVTWLISFFSFGQPYLLSSLFAILGGAVVYYSVKQITNFSYVRRIGLSRREYKFIDNNLQEAKNKISRLNKALMSIRSIDQARQNFEIIRTVKKIYSNTKKEPKRFYQAEGFYYNHLDSLVELAEKYAFLSSQPVKNREMMESLRDTRITISTLGETVKKDLYIMLDNDIDTLHYELDVAKQSISKSKKKDWRALK; this is encoded by the coding sequence TTGCTGGCGTTTTTACAATTTATGTTAAGAGGAACGGTGGCGTTTTTTGCTACGGTGGTGACGTGGTTGATTAGTTTCTTTTCATTTGGACAACCCTACCTTCTCTCAAGTCTATTCGCAATTCTAGGTGGAGCTGTTGTTTACTATTCAGTAAAACAAATTACGAACTTCAGCTATGTGCGGAGAATTGGACTATCAAGAAGAGAGTATAAATTTATTGACAATAATTTACAGGAAGCAAAGAATAAAATTTCCCGCTTAAATAAGGCGTTGATGAGTATTCGCAGTATTGACCAGGCAAGGCAGAACTTCGAGATAATTCGTACCGTAAAGAAAATCTATTCGAACACGAAAAAAGAGCCGAAGCGATTTTATCAAGCGGAAGGGTTTTACTATAATCATTTAGATTCGCTTGTAGAATTAGCTGAGAAATACGCATTTTTATCTTCACAGCCGGTGAAAAACCGTGAGATGATGGAATCTTTAAGAGATACACGGATTACGATTTCAACTCTTGGTGAAACAGTGAAAAAAGATCTGTACATCATGCTTGATAATGACATCGATACATTGCATTATGAGCTGGATGTAGCGAAGCAGTCGATCAGTAAATCTAAGAAAAAAGACTGGAGGGCATTGAAATGA
- a CDS encoding phospho-sugar mutase: MSWQTNYEKWKQFENLDVELKGQLDEIENDPKQLEDSFYKTLEFGTGGIRGEIGPGTNRMNIYSIRKATEGLARYIEAHGEEAKNRGVAIAYDSRFKSPEFAMEAAKTLGKHGIHTYVFESLRSTPELSFAVRYLHAYSGIVITASHNPPEYNGYKVYGEDGAQVSLAVAEEIISKVNEVENELEVKVGGEEELKAAGILNIIGETVDNAYLKQLQTINVNPDVIKQVADDFKIVYTPLHGTGNVPVRKGLEALGFKHIQVVKEQELPDSSFPTVTSPNPEEHAAFEIAIQYGEKLGADMLLGTDPDTDRVGVAVRNSKGEYEVLTGNQVGALLLHYLITEKQKQGTLAENAVVLKTIVTSELGRDIATANGLETIDTLTGFKFIGEKIKEYESTGEYRFLFGYEESYGYLIGDFVRDKDAVQACMLLAEVGAYYKSKNMTLYEGLIAVFEQYGYYKEGLQSLTLKGKDGIEQINTILTAFRNDPPQVIAGKQVSVVEDYLTSKRILAGNNVEEEILLPKSNVLKYQLADGSWFCLRPSGTEPKIKFYFGVKGESLEASEKALNTLSDAVMRRVDEEIQ; the protein is encoded by the coding sequence TTGAGCTGGCAGACGAACTACGAGAAATGGAAGCAATTTGAGAACCTGGATGTAGAATTGAAGGGTCAACTTGATGAAATCGAGAATGATCCAAAGCAATTGGAAGATAGTTTTTATAAGACACTCGAATTCGGTACAGGTGGAATTCGCGGCGAGATTGGACCAGGTACAAACCGAATGAATATTTATTCTATCCGTAAAGCAACAGAAGGCCTTGCCAGGTACATCGAAGCACATGGTGAGGAAGCGAAGAATCGTGGGGTAGCAATCGCATATGATTCTCGATTTAAATCACCTGAATTTGCAATGGAAGCGGCTAAGACGCTTGGAAAACACGGAATACATACATATGTTTTTGAATCATTACGTTCCACACCAGAGCTTTCTTTTGCAGTAAGATATTTGCATGCATATAGTGGGATTGTTATCACTGCCAGTCATAACCCACCTGAATACAATGGTTACAAGGTTTATGGAGAAGATGGGGCTCAGGTTTCGCTAGCAGTAGCAGAAGAAATCATTTCAAAAGTGAACGAAGTAGAAAATGAACTAGAGGTTAAAGTCGGTGGTGAGGAAGAACTAAAAGCTGCTGGTATCCTGAATATAATTGGAGAAACCGTTGACAATGCTTACTTAAAACAATTGCAAACGATAAATGTTAATCCAGATGTGATCAAGCAAGTTGCAGATGATTTTAAAATTGTCTATACACCTTTACATGGAACGGGAAATGTCCCTGTTAGAAAAGGATTGGAAGCACTCGGTTTTAAACATATACAAGTTGTTAAAGAGCAGGAACTTCCAGACTCGAGCTTCCCAACTGTTACATCACCAAACCCTGAAGAACATGCTGCATTTGAAATCGCTATTCAATATGGCGAAAAACTTGGTGCAGATATGCTTCTTGGAACGGATCCGGATACAGACAGAGTAGGGGTAGCAGTACGTAATAGTAAAGGGGAATATGAGGTGTTGACTGGAAATCAGGTTGGCGCACTATTACTTCATTATTTGATAACAGAAAAGCAGAAGCAAGGAACGCTTGCAGAAAATGCTGTTGTATTGAAAACGATTGTAACATCTGAACTTGGTCGTGACATTGCAACTGCAAATGGATTAGAAACGATTGACACATTGACAGGGTTTAAATTTATCGGTGAAAAAATCAAGGAATATGAATCAACAGGGGAATATCGCTTTTTATTCGGCTATGAAGAAAGCTATGGCTATTTAATCGGTGATTTCGTCCGTGACAAAGATGCAGTCCAAGCATGTATGCTTCTTGCTGAAGTTGGTGCCTATTATAAATCGAAAAACATGACTTTATACGAAGGACTTATAGCAGTTTTTGAGCAATATGGCTATTATAAAGAAGGATTACAGTCACTTACATTAAAGGGTAAAGATGGAATCGAACAGATTAATACAATTTTAACGGCGTTCCGTAATGATCCACCACAAGTGATTGCAGGTAAGCAAGTTTCTGTGGTTGAAGACTATCTAACAAGTAAACGTATTTTAGCAGGGAATAATGTGGAAGAAGAAATCCTCTTGCCAAAATCGAATGTCTTGAAATATCAATTAGCCGACGGATCATGGTTCTGCCTTCGTCCATCTGGAACTGAACCGAAAATCAAATTTTATTTTGGTGTTAAAGGTGAATCACTGGAAGCAAGTGAAAAGGCATTAAATACATTAAGTGATGCAGTAATGCGTCGGGTTGATGAGGAAATTCAGTAG
- a CDS encoding M20 family metallopeptidase, whose protein sequence is MLNKVSELIDKLYPETVERRRYLHQHPELSFKETETAKYIASFYDSLGIPYEKNVGGNGVIATLVGGKPGKKVALRADFDALPIDDEKDVPYKSTVPGVMHACGHDGHTATLLTIAKALFEHQAELPGTVVFVHQHAEEQLPGGAKSIVESGILDDIDAVFGTHLQSLVPLGEIQTSKDVLMAGADAFELTIQGKGGHGASPHETKDAVVIGAKIVSQFQEIISRRIDPLKTAVLTIGSFHSGSNFNIIADKATMKGTVRHLDPEVQEQVIEEMERILQGICLANDVTYELSYTKGYPPTKNHPQEAEIVLEAAKEVQGVEVVKEVVPVMGGEDFSYYTIHKPGAFFFTGARKEDNLYPHHHPRFDFDEKAMPIAAKTLVAAYLRYQEQA, encoded by the coding sequence TTGTTGAATAAAGTTTCAGAATTAATCGATAAATTATATCCAGAAACAGTCGAAAGACGTCGCTATTTGCATCAACATCCAGAGCTTTCATTTAAAGAAACAGAAACAGCGAAATACATCGCTAGTTTTTATGACAGCCTCGGTATTCCTTATGAAAAAAATGTCGGCGGAAATGGCGTAATCGCAACATTAGTTGGTGGAAAACCTGGCAAAAAGGTTGCATTACGTGCAGATTTCGACGCATTACCAATTGACGATGAAAAGGATGTTCCATATAAATCGACTGTACCAGGCGTGATGCACGCTTGTGGTCATGATGGTCATACAGCTACATTACTTACGATTGCCAAAGCATTATTTGAGCATCAAGCAGAGCTGCCGGGAACTGTTGTATTTGTCCACCAGCATGCAGAAGAACAATTACCTGGCGGGGCGAAATCAATTGTTGAATCAGGGATTTTAGATGATATTGACGCTGTATTTGGTACGCATCTACAATCATTAGTGCCGCTTGGAGAAATTCAAACTTCTAAAGATGTCCTAATGGCTGGTGCTGATGCATTTGAATTAACAATTCAAGGTAAAGGCGGACACGGTGCCTCTCCACATGAAACAAAGGATGCAGTTGTCATTGGTGCCAAGATTGTTTCCCAGTTCCAAGAAATTATTAGCAGAAGGATTGACCCTCTTAAAACGGCTGTACTTACAATTGGTTCATTCCATTCCGGAAGTAATTTCAATATAATTGCTGATAAAGCGACAATGAAGGGAACTGTTCGTCATTTAGATCCTGAAGTACAAGAGCAAGTTATCGAGGAAATGGAAAGAATTCTACAAGGTATTTGCCTTGCGAATGATGTGACGTATGAGCTTAGTTATACAAAAGGATATCCACCAACAAAAAACCATCCACAAGAAGCAGAAATCGTACTTGAAGCTGCGAAAGAGGTACAAGGTGTTGAAGTTGTAAAGGAAGTTGTACCTGTGATGGGCGGAGAGGATTTCTCTTATTATACAATCCATAAACCAGGAGCATTCTTCTTTACCGGAGCAAGAAAAGAAGATAACCTATACCCACATCATCATCCAAGATTCGATTTCGATGAAAAAGCAATGCCAATTGCTGCGAAAACTTTAGTTGCAGCATATTTACGATACCAAGAGCAAGCGTAA
- a CDS encoding Hsp20/alpha crystallin family protein, with protein sequence MDPKNIRLDRFDLDMRPLRDFMGRMDNLFNQSFKQINNHIPLRSFWVDVNETDTAIIIEASLQGYKPEQIQLEIIDNKIRIDVVESNIIENNRASYSKKQYFQQKERIITLPFTIPEEETKASFKNGILKITVPKDNSKRKFLSIDE encoded by the coding sequence TTGGATCCTAAAAACATACGGTTAGATAGGTTTGATTTGGATATGAGGCCCCTTCGTGATTTCATGGGTCGTATGGATAATCTTTTCAATCAATCATTCAAGCAAATCAATAACCATATTCCGCTTAGATCCTTTTGGGTTGATGTAAATGAAACCGATACAGCTATTATTATTGAAGCATCCTTACAGGGTTATAAACCCGAACAAATTCAGCTTGAGATCATCGATAATAAAATTAGAATTGATGTAGTCGAGTCAAATATTATAGAAAACAACCGTGCTTCCTACAGTAAAAAACAATATTTCCAACAAAAAGAACGTATCATTACACTTCCATTTACGATTCCTGAAGAAGAAACAAAAGCTTCTTTTAAAAATGGAATACTAAAAATTACTGTCCCAAAGGATAATTCTAAACGGAAATTTCTTTCTATTGATGAATAG
- a CDS encoding DUF3006 family protein, with product MKHQSKENRVAFYLQFAIFLGTLLLILIILEYGIFGTILGSRDFELVNETQITISGVLDRWESDESAVILIEESNTEIVVPKHNLPIGSRVNSWFQIVMEDDVIEHILIDYEKTKLENKKALQLKQCLIRLREK from the coding sequence ATGAAGCATCAATCAAAAGAGAATAGAGTTGCGTTTTATTTACAGTTTGCTATATTTCTCGGTACTCTCTTATTGATTCTAATAATACTAGAATACGGGATATTCGGAACAATCTTAGGATCGAGAGATTTTGAATTGGTTAACGAAACTCAAATAACTATAAGTGGAGTTCTCGATCGCTGGGAAAGTGATGAGAGTGCAGTTATCCTCATCGAGGAATCAAATACGGAAATCGTTGTGCCGAAACATAATCTTCCCATTGGGAGTCGAGTAAATTCATGGTTTCAGATTGTGATGGAAGATGATGTAATAGAACATATTTTGATAGATTATGAGAAAACAAAACTAGAGAACAAGAAAGCCTTGCAGTTAAAACAATGTTTGATTCGTCTGAGGGAAAAATAG
- the pxpB gene encoding 5-oxoprolinase subunit PxpB translates to MFRIDAYGDMGLRIQLGATISKETNEKIRSLALCLEKEKIPGVIEWIPTYTAISISYDPYIITYDKLKNRIMKLQATMVSVKPPPAMVVHLPVCYGGEYGPDLETVANHNGISIEDVINLHADVDYLIYMMGFTPGFPYLGGMSEKIATPRLRSPRQKIPVGSVGIAGAQTGVYSMETPGGWQLIGRTPVRLFDSSKQEPILLQAGNYVRFVRITESEYKKIEAEVKQGIYQPIHEDFGGKAGNDRRIHNG, encoded by the coding sequence ATGTTTCGAATAGATGCTTATGGTGATATGGGATTACGAATACAGTTAGGAGCGACAATTTCAAAAGAAACAAATGAAAAGATTCGAAGCCTAGCCCTATGCTTGGAAAAGGAGAAAATACCTGGAGTTATCGAATGGATTCCAACGTATACCGCAATATCTATATCCTATGACCCTTATATTATTACTTATGATAAACTTAAAAATAGAATAATGAAGCTGCAAGCAACGATGGTGAGTGTGAAGCCGCCACCTGCTATGGTTGTTCATCTTCCAGTTTGTTATGGTGGGGAGTATGGTCCAGATCTTGAGACGGTCGCAAACCATAATGGAATAAGTATAGAAGATGTAATAAATCTTCACGCAGACGTCGATTATCTCATTTATATGATGGGCTTTACACCTGGTTTTCCGTATCTTGGTGGAATGTCTGAGAAAATTGCTACACCAAGATTAAGAAGTCCTCGTCAGAAAATTCCAGTCGGATCAGTCGGCATCGCGGGTGCACAGACAGGAGTATATTCAATGGAGACGCCAGGTGGCTGGCAATTGATTGGCAGAACTCCTGTAAGGTTATTTGATTCGAGTAAGCAGGAGCCGATTCTTCTGCAGGCAGGGAATTATGTGCGCTTTGTAAGGATAACAGAATCAGAATATAAAAAGATCGAAGCGGAGGTCA
- a CDS encoding tripartite tricarboxylate transporter permease produces MSTLMIAIVFAIIGGVLFTLIGVVSGSDETAVLVPFTLIVVLLGTPPEAVFAFFMSAILAKHLTHAIPTALMGVPGDTLAAPMLEHANFLRRIGLPHIALRKMISGGVIGAFIALPISLLFAMFLSQFGEFFQENAGIIFTAAAVLIGYFSKGRWVSVLLILPVALIFQGLGLISSSILDKSLSISFFLGIAIGPMLVDLLLATSKSARPMVEKKEMNEYKLAPEKKAWSGYFPNPFKVLTKKQAGQVAGTSFLSSFTFALSPVGMTSLMGELIGSRIKGQYKKATSSLATMNGVTESTYVAETIIPLVAFGIPLSPVTLGPASALFNAPPVYSTDPVHNLHTMLEPMDFFIYGLIGLMIAALIAYPFSMNYARKATVFIMKKVNQEAIIGMFIGIVCLLAFYEGELTGVLVTFAVAVVGGMLNRFLGLGVGVQFMIYYGSSWMITTLLG; encoded by the coding sequence TTGAGTACGTTAATGATTGCGATTGTCTTCGCTATTATAGGGGGTGTGCTGTTTACACTGATTGGTGTCGTGTCAGGATCAGATGAAACAGCCGTATTAGTGCCGTTCACTTTGATTGTCGTATTATTAGGCACACCGCCAGAGGCTGTGTTTGCTTTCTTTATGTCGGCAATCTTAGCAAAACACTTAACCCATGCGATTCCCACTGCATTAATGGGAGTACCAGGTGACACGTTAGCTGCGCCAATGCTTGAGCATGCTAACTTTTTAAGAAGAATTGGACTTCCGCACATCGCCCTTCGCAAAATGATTTCTGGTGGAGTGATTGGTGCATTTATTGCCCTGCCAATATCTTTGTTATTTGCGATGTTCCTTAGTCAATTTGGGGAATTCTTTCAGGAAAACGCAGGGATTATCTTTACTGCAGCGGCAGTCCTAATCGGCTATTTTTCAAAAGGTCGCTGGGTCAGTGTTTTACTAATACTCCCAGTTGCCCTTATTTTCCAAGGTTTAGGGTTGATTAGTTCATCCATTCTTGATAAATCACTTTCAATCAGCTTCTTTTTAGGAATAGCGATTGGGCCGATGTTAGTTGATTTATTACTAGCAACATCGAAGAGTGCTCGTCCAATGGTAGAAAAGAAGGAAATGAATGAGTACAAGCTTGCTCCAGAGAAAAAGGCATGGTCGGGTTATTTTCCAAACCCATTTAAAGTGCTAACGAAAAAGCAAGCAGGTCAAGTTGCAGGCACTTCCTTCCTGTCCTCATTCACATTTGCTTTAAGTCCAGTTGGAATGACCTCACTAATGGGTGAATTAATTGGTTCAAGAATAAAGGGCCAATACAAAAAGGCAACAAGCAGTCTAGCAACGATGAACGGAGTAACGGAATCAACGTATGTTGCTGAAACAATCATCCCATTAGTTGCATTCGGGATACCGCTTAGCCCAGTTACGCTTGGACCTGCATCAGCACTATTTAATGCACCACCAGTGTATTCAACGGATCCGGTCCATAATTTGCACACGATGCTAGAACCGATGGATTTCTTTATCTATGGATTAATTGGGCTCATGATCGCAGCGTTAATTGCCTATCCGTTTTCGATGAATTATGCTCGAAAGGCAACCGTCTTTATCATGAAGAAAGTGAACCAAGAAGCAATTATCGGCATGTTTATTGGTATTGTATGTCTACTAGCGTTTTATGAAGGGGAACTGACTGGAGTACTTGTGACATTCGCAGTAGCAGTCGTTGGTGGCATGCTAAATCGCTTCCTCGGGCTTGGAGTAGGAGTACAATTCATGATTTACTACGGTTCAAGCTGGATGATTACGACATTATTAGGATAG
- a CDS encoding NRAMP family divalent metal transporter: MVNKKKGTGNQLLSTNEQKKRSGALIGAAFLMATSAVGPGFLTQTAVFTESLLASFGFVILVSILLDIGAQMNVWRIISISGKPGQDIANTVFPGLGYVVAVFIVIGGLAFNIGNIGGTGLGLNAMLGLDVKIGAVISAALAIFIFLSKEAGAAMDQIVKWLGGILLILIAYVMIVSQPPVGEAVLRTFVPIELDIYAIITIVGGTVGGYITFSGGHRLLDAGITGKESIREVDRTAIMGIGVASLVRIMLFLAVLGVVSKGVNLDPANPAATVFQHAAGDIGFRLFGLVLWVAGITSVVGAAYTSVSFLKSFSKKIEKHANYWIIGFIVFSTLVFIFIGNAAVLLVLAGALNGLILPLTLGSMLLAANNKKIMGDYKHPIWLTIFGIIIVILTAILGVRTLIQMIPQLF, encoded by the coding sequence ATGGTAAATAAGAAAAAAGGTACAGGAAATCAGTTACTGTCCACGAATGAACAGAAAAAGCGCAGCGGGGCCCTGATTGGGGCGGCCTTCTTAATGGCAACGTCAGCAGTAGGACCAGGATTTTTAACGCAAACGGCTGTGTTTACGGAATCATTGCTTGCAAGCTTTGGGTTTGTAATTTTAGTTTCAATTTTACTGGATATCGGTGCTCAAATGAATGTTTGGCGCATCATTTCAATTTCAGGGAAACCAGGACAAGATATTGCCAACACAGTCTTTCCAGGACTTGGCTATGTTGTTGCCGTGTTTATTGTAATTGGTGGACTTGCCTTTAATATTGGGAATATTGGTGGTACAGGATTAGGGTTAAATGCTATGCTAGGGTTAGATGTTAAAATAGGTGCAGTGATATCAGCAGCGTTAGCAATCTTCATTTTCTTATCTAAAGAGGCTGGTGCTGCAATGGACCAAATCGTTAAATGGCTTGGTGGGATTTTATTAATTCTAATTGCATACGTGATGATCGTTAGCCAACCACCTGTTGGTGAAGCTGTCTTACGTACTTTTGTTCCAATTGAACTTGATATTTACGCCATTATTACGATTGTCGGAGGTACTGTTGGTGGATATATTACATTTTCTGGTGGGCATCGTCTGCTAGATGCGGGTATTACCGGAAAAGAAAGTATTCGAGAAGTAGATCGAACAGCGATAATGGGTATTGGTGTCGCTTCGCTTGTTCGCATCATGCTCTTCTTAGCTGTATTAGGGGTTGTTTCTAAAGGGGTTAATTTGGACCCGGCGAATCCTGCGGCAACGGTTTTCCAGCATGCAGCTGGTGATATTGGTTTCCGTCTATTTGGCTTAGTATTGTGGGTTGCTGGAATAACATCAGTGGTAGGTGCTGCCTACACTTCAGTATCCTTCCTAAAATCATTCAGTAAGAAAATTGAAAAACATGCGAATTACTGGATTATTGGTTTTATCGTATTTTCAACACTAGTCTTCATCTTTATCGGTAACGCAGCAGTCCTGCTTGTGCTTGCAGGTGCTTTGAACGGATTGATTCTGCCGTTAACACTTGGGTCGATGCTGCTTGCAGCAAACAATAAAAAAATCATGGGAGATTACAAACATCCAATTTGGTTGACTATATTTGGTATAATTATTGTAATCTTGACAGCAATATTAGGTGTGCGGACATTAATTCAAATGATACCGCAGCTGTTCTAA